The following nucleotide sequence is from Deltaproteobacteria bacterium.
GGATCTTCTCGCCGAACAAGGCGATCGCGGCGAAGGCCGCGAAACCAGCGGCCGCCCCGATCGCCGAATCGATCCAGCGCACATCCCGGTTCCAGAGCGGCGAGACCAGCCCCACCGCCAGCAGCGGCCAGGTGATCTGGTGCGGGAGCAGCCAGGTCTCGAGGTCGATGTAGGCGAGCGCGACGAGGGTCGCGGTGAACGCGAAGTATCCGACGGTGCCCCAGGTGAGACCCGCATGCTGCACGAGCGCCACGGCGAGGATCCCGGTCGCGACTTCGACCAGGACGTAGCGCGGGCTGATGCGGACGCCGCAGTTTCGGCAACGCGCCCGCAGGAGCAGCCAGGAGACGACCGGAATGTTGTCGTACCAGGCGATCGCCTTGCCGCAGGCGATGCAGCGGCTTCGCGGCGATACGATGCTCTGCCCCGCGGGAACGCGCGCGATGACGACGTTCAGGAAGCTTCCGACGATCGCTCCGAAGGCGAACACCCACAGCATGAACGCGACCGGCATGGCGCTCGCCACGCGCTGCATCTAGGACGCAGCTGCCTTGCCGCGGGCGCGCGACACGAACAGCTCCTCGAGGGAGCGCCGATGGGGAGTCAGCGACACCACGGTCGCGCCGACGGACACGGCGGCTGCGAGCGCCTCGCGCGCATGCGCTTCGTTCGGGAAGGTGAGCACGGTCGTCCGATCGCGCTGCAGCATGCGCGTTCCCTCCCGCTGCAGGCGGCCCAGCAGGTCCGGCGCGGCGTTCTCCACGACCAGCTCCACCGCGCGGACGTCCGGCGCGACCAGATCGGCGAGCGCGCCGCAGTCCGTCAAGCGGCCATCGACGAGGATCCCGACCCGATCGCAGATCGCCTCCACGTCGGAGAGGATATGCGTGGAGAACAGGACCGTCCGCCCCTCCTCGCGGAGCTGGAGGATGAGATCGCGGATCTCCTTGCGGCCGATGGGATCGAGGCCGCTCATCGGCTCGTCCAGGATGACGATGCCGGGATCCGCGACCAGCGCCTGCGCGAGCGCCAGCCGCTGCACCATGCCCTTCGAGAACTTACGGATGGGCCGGTCGGCGCCGCGGCCGGCGAGGCCGACGCCCTCGAGCAGCTCGTATGCGCGGCGGCGGGCGTCCGCGCGGGAAAGCCCGCAAAGCCGTCCGGCGAAGATGAGGTACTCGTCGCCGCGGAGGAATTCGTAGAGAGCGGGGTTCTCGGGCAGGTATCCCAGATCGCGGCGCGAGGCGACGGTGCCGACGCGCTCACCCGAAATGAACGCCTGTCCCGAGGTGGGTTTCACGAATCCGAGCAGCATCTTCAGCGCCGTCGTCTTGCCCGCGCCGTTCGGTCCGAGAAGTCCGAAGATCTCGCCTCCGCGCACTTCGAAGGAAAGGTCTTCCACGGCGCGGACTTTCCGCGCCCAGAACCCGACCCGGTAGATCTTGCTGAGCGCTTCCGCGCGCACGCGCGCCTGCATGGCATTGGCTTTAGCCGGGGGAGACCCGCCGGGCAACTTCTCGCGCGGTTTGCGGAGTGCGGTTAAGTTGGCCCGACGTGACGCCGCGCGACCGACTCCGCCGGGCAGCTCCCGCGCTCCTCGGCCTCGCCCTGCTGTGCCTCTTTTTCGCCGCGACGCTCGACCCGGCGGTGCAGCTCTATTACCGCGATACCGGCCGTCTGTATTACCCGGTGAAGCTCTTCATCGCGCAGCAGCTTCGGGCGGGGCATCTTCCGCTCTGGGACCCGCTGACCGAGTGCGGCGTGTCCCTCCTGGGGCAGGTCACGCCGGCGCTGCTCCATCCGGCCACCCTTCTATATCTCGCGTTTCCATTCGATCTCGCATTCAAGCTGAACCACATGCTCGGACCGCTGCTCGGGGGGATCGGCGCGTACCGGCTGTCACGCCGCATCGGCGCCAGCACGTGGGCGTCCATGGCTGGCGCCATCGCGTACGCGGGTTGCGGGTACGTCATCAGCGTCACCGGTTCGAATCTGCCGTACGCCATCGGCGTGGGCAGCGTTCCCATCGCCGTGGATGCCGTCCTCGGATTCGTCGAGGCGCCTTCGGTCGGACGCTACGCCTGGGCGGGAGCCGCAGTCGCGCTGATCGCGTACGCCGGGGAACCACAGTCGGTCTTGATCGCGGGCCTCCTCTCCCCCGCGTGGGTACTCGCGATCGCGAAGAGCGTTCGCGGAGCTGCGCGAAACATCGGACTGGCGGCTTGCTGCGGCGCGCTGGCGCTGGCGTTCTCCGCTCCAGCGGTCGCGCCGGCCGTGGTGGAGCTGCGGCGAAGCGACCGGCTCCAGGCGCCGGACGAGAAGCTGCGCGCCGCGTTCCTGAACCACCCCGCGCGTCTTCTCGGTCTCCTCATCCCGCGCGCATTCGACGACGCTCCCGAAGCGCTGGAGCACAACACCGGCGTTTCGTCCACGTACAGCGAGTTCTTCACGACGAACAACTCGGCGTTCGCGGATTCCATCGTGTTTGGCGCCCCCGGTCTCCTCCTCGCTGCCGTCGCCTGCGGCATGCGGCGAGGCAGAGTGCTGGTCGCGGGCGCGATCCTCTTCGCGCTCGCCTCGACGGGAGTGGCCCTCGGCATCGATCGCCTCCTCTTCGGGGCGCTGCCCGCCGCAAACGCATTCCGTTTCGCCGAGAAGCTCACCGGTCCCGCCTGCCTGCTGCTCGCGCTCGCCGCTTCGCTCGGGGCCGAGATCGCATTCGCCGGCACCGGGCGCGCAGCCTTCCGTACCGGAGTGGCGGCGATCCTGCTGGCCGTCGTCTCCGGCTCGATCGCCGCCGTCATGGCGATGCGCGCTCCGCAACTCGTCGGCTCTGTCGCGGCCCTCGGCAAGACGCACCGACCTCTGTTCGCGGAAGCCTTGCTCCACGATCTGCGCCTCGGCCTGCAGGACATCGCATTGCTCTCGGCTGCCCTTGGCGCGGCGGCGCTGTTCCGTAGCGTCCGCAACCGTCCTGCCGTCGCGCTCGCACCGCTGTGCTGCGCGGCTTCGGTGTTCGCCTCTTCCGGCGGCCTCCTCTACACAGCCCCGCTCGAGCTGTTGCAGGGCCCGTACGATCTCGCCCGCCGGCTGGAGGAGATCGCCGGTCCGAGTCCGGGGCGCTGGCGGATGTTCGTCAATTTCCAGGATCCGATGAGACTCTCCGGTGTCCCGCCACGTGTCGCCGTCACCGCGAGCATGGCGCAGGCGCTGTTCCCGCAGTTCAACTCGATCGCGAACATCGAGGGCATGGCGAAGTACTTCTCCGCCTCCGATCTCGACTACCTGAGCGCGATCGTCAACGTGCCCGACGTCTTCTTCGATCTCTTCGGGGTGCGGTTCGCGGTGGAGATGCCGCATTCGATCAGCAGCCGCTTCGCGGTGACGCACGGGTTCAAGCGGATGGGATTCGGCTACTGGGTTCGTGAGTTCCCGGTGGCGTCGCGCGCGTTCGTCGTCGGGAGCGCGCACCGCGTGAGGGACAGGGACGCCGCGCTTGACGCGTTGACTCGCCCGGGGTTCTCCGTGCGCCGGAGCGCCGTCCTGATCGGCGACGGGGCGCCCGCCGAAGTCCTTGGCGTGCCTTCCGCGGCGCTGCTCGAGCGGGTGGACTCCGACTCGCTGCGCGTCCAGGCGAATGGCCCGGGACTGCTGGTCATCGGCGAGCACTACGACGCGGGCTGGCGGACGACGATCTCGGGAACGCCAGCGCCGGTCTTCAAGGCGGACCTTGCCGCGCTCGGCATCGTCCTGCCCCCCGGGGAGTCAACGGTCGAGCTGCGTTTCGTCCCCGTGGGCCTTCGCGGCGGAATCGCCGTCGCTGCCGGCGCCGTGTTGGCCCTCGCTGCCATCACCCTGATCCAGCGCCGACGGCGGGCCATGAGCGTCGCGGTACCTACCTTGGCATGTCTTTGCGCCTCCGACTTTCGTCCCCGTCGCACGTGACGGTTTTTGTCATAAACACCGACAATTTACGGCGGTTTTGTCTGATGCAGATTCGCAAATCTGTGAAACAATTCATTTCGTGAAATTGGCCCGGACGTTGCTCTCCAGTGGCTGAGGCTCAACGCTTCAATCCCAAGGGAGATGATCGTCGTTGCGATCATCGGCATCCTTGCGGCGATCGCGATCCCGAACTTCATCAAGTTCCAGGCGCGGTCGAAGCAGAGCGAGGCGAAGGCGAACCTGAAGGCGGTGTTCACGGCGGAGAAGGCGTTCTTCCAGGAGAAGGACAAATTCTCCTCGCTGACCGGCGAGGTCGGATTCTCCCCTGAGCGCAACAACCGCTATGCCTACTACCTCACGGGCTCGGCGACGCTCGAGGATCGCACCGGCGTGACGATTCCGCAGGCCACCACGTTCAGCGGTATCGCGGTCGACGTGTTCAAGTACACCTCGGCGGCGNNNGGTGGGCGTAGCTGCTCCTCCGGCGCCGACATTCACGGCGGCGGCGATGGGCAACATCGACGCCGACTCGACGACCGACTACTGGTCGGTTGCCAGCTTCTCGCGCGTGATGAACCCGGCGGGCACCTGCACCGCGGACGCAAACAATCCGTCCGGCGAGCCGACGAACGACCAGAACGACGTCAACCTCTAAGACGTCGAAGCTGTAGGCAGAACGGGGCGGGGGTGGCCAGGGGGGCCGCCCCCGTTCCGTTTTCTGGATCCCGGTGGCGCCGCGCCCTTTCTCGCACCCCATCGCACGTGCCGCGAATTGTCACCCATGTCGACGGTTCGCGGCAGGTCCCCCGCTGCGCCAATTCGCAAATGCGCGAATCCAAGTCGTTTTGTTGATTGGCCCGCAGGTTGCTCTACGTTGACTCCGTCCTTTTACCAAATTACCAAACGGAGATTCCCAATGAAGAAGCTTGTCCAGAAAGGCTTCACGCTCATCGAGCTGATGATCGTCGTTGCGATCATCGGCATCCTTGCGGCGATCGCGATCCCGAACTTCATCAAGTTCCAGGCGCGGTCGAAGCAGAGCGAGGCGAAGGCGAACCTGAAGGCGGTCTTCACAGCGGAGAAGGCGTTCTTCCAGGAGAAGGACAAGTTCTCCTCGCTGACCGGCGAGGTCGGATTCTCCCCTGAGCGCAACAACCGCTACGCCTACTACCTCACGGGCTCGGCGACGCTCGAGGATCGCACCGGCGTGACGATTCCGCAGGCCACCACGTTCAGCGGTATCGCGGTCGACGTGTTCAAGTACACCACGGCGGCGGACATGCCAGCGACGTTCGGCGGCGACCCGTGCAGCGTGACGGCGGTGGGCGTAGCTGCTCCTCCGGCGCCGACATTCACGGCGGCGGCGATGGGCAACATCGACGCCGACTCGACGACCGACTACTGGTCGGTTGCCAGCTTCTCGCGCGTGATGAACCCGGCGGGCACCTGCACCGCGGACGCAAACAATCCGTCCGGCGAGCCGACGAACGACCAGAACGACGTCAACCTCTAAGACGTCCCCCGTTCCGTTTTGTGGTCACGCCGTCGGTCCTTGCTAGGATGCGTTCCGTGCGCGACGCGGTCCGCGGCACCGCCGCAGCTCTTTCCATCGCCATCGCAATCTGCACGGCGGCTGCGCTGCGGGCCTCCGCGCAGCGGCGCGCCCCGCGCCCGGTCGAGAGCGAGCTGGACATTCCTCCGATCCCCGGGGACGTGGCGCGCGCGCTCACCTTCGGCTTCCGTTCGCTCCTCGCCGACTTCACCCTGCTCCA
It contains:
- a CDS encoding prepilin peptidase, with the protein product MQRVASAMPVAFMLWVFAFGAIVGSFLNVVIARVPAGQSIVSPRSRCIACGKAIAWYDNIPVVSWLLLRARCRNCGVRISPRYVLVEVATGILAVALVQHAGLTWGTVGYFAFTATLVALAYIDLETWLLPHQITWPLLAVGLVSPLWNRDVRWIDSAIGAAAGFAAFAAIALFGEKILKRETMGWGDVWLIAAIGAWLGWPALLPVTLLSAVQGAIAGTIVLASRGKDRASPPEAAAPPADGEWVPPKHAVPYGPFLSLSALEFLFFGDRLVTSWNHLMFRLVS
- a CDS encoding ABC transporter ATP-binding protein, which translates into the protein MQARVRAEALSKIYRVGFWARKVRAVEDLSFEVRGGEIFGLLGPNGAGKTTALKMLLGFVKPTSGQAFISGERVGTVASRRDLGYLPENPALYEFLRGDEYLIFAGRLCGLSRADARRRAYELLEGVGLAGRGADRPIRKFSKGMVQRLALAQALVADPGIVILDEPMSGLDPIGRKEIRDLILQLREEGRTVLFSTHILSDVEAICDRVGILVDGRLTDCGALADLVAPDVRAVELVVENAAPDLLGRLQREGTRMLQRDRTTVLTFPNEAHAREALAAAVSVGATVVSLTPHRRSLEELFVSRARGKAAAS
- a CDS encoding prepilin-type N-terminal cleavage/methylation domain-containing protein, producing MKKLVQKGFTLIELMIVVAIIGILAAIAIPNFIKFQARSKQSEAKANLKAVFTAEKAFFQEKDKFSSLTGEVGFSPERNNRYAYYLTGSATLEDRTGVTIPQATTFSGIAVDVFKYTTAADMPATFGGDPCSVTAVGVAAPPAPTFTAAAMGNIDADSTTDYWSVASFSRVMNPAGTCTADANNPSGEPTNDQNDVNL